A stretch of the Deltaproteobacteria bacterium genome encodes the following:
- a CDS encoding thrombospondin type 3 repeat-containing protein, whose protein sequence is MKPRFKNKLFNLFFYFSFISILAWTGCGGAASGPGGPGGPGGPGGPGGPGSPSDTDADGVVDASDNCPAVANADQANLDGDSMGDSCDDDADGDGIGAMSSDCNDLNASAFPGASDLPDNNLADTNCDGIDGNLTNALWVAADGNDVTGDGSISNPYQTLQKGVDEAVLDPTKDVYVAGGTYPQVTNVLMRGVRMYGGFGPLSGSLRERNPQTFVSLVNGTAFLGLIALTTSETGHDSVISGFRTETTNGVGGFVIVNGSPTIEYNAISLAGHAGDSSYGMVLYGVTPGSHAPQVLHNTIEVGNVTGPGAGAFGIIGLAIPGTSYELTLEDNTITVGSGTVASVGVMLYGGDPTTQISLDMEANRVQIASASVYSVGLALGVQFSGGVLSPDQYFNSARVVRNTFTGDSVNPSLVTVSVLLNAGSNSTETLIANNFLVSGLASLASYGVYAQDLLLDIINNTLVANSTAITRAIQVSDPAGGDASEVAIINNIITSAQAALTPVTVGIHRGDANTTITDLRNNLIRSDFVVLYYAAMPALTVTTLADLNALPMASDNLVDLPQFVSATNYHLANASSPGVDDGMNVTGITNDIDGNTRASGSFDIGADEFVP, encoded by the coding sequence ATGAAGCCCCGATTTAAAAATAAACTCTTTAATCTATTCTTTTATTTTTCCTTTATTTCAATCTTAGCTTGGACGGGTTGCGGTGGAGCAGCCAGTGGCCCCGGTGGGCCTGGAGGTCCTGGTGGGCCTGGAGGTCCTGGTGGTCCTGGTAGTCCGAGTGATACCGATGCCGACGGAGTCGTTGATGCTAGTGACAATTGCCCTGCAGTAGCCAATGCCGATCAGGCTAATCTTGATGGTGATTCCATGGGTGATTCCTGTGACGATGATGCTGATGGTGATGGGATTGGAGCTATGTCCAGTGATTGTAACGATTTAAATGCCAGTGCCTTTCCCGGTGCCTCCGATCTTCCTGACAACAACCTTGCCGACACCAACTGTGATGGCATCGATGGTAATTTAACGAATGCCCTGTGGGTGGCAGCCGATGGTAATGACGTAACCGGCGATGGGTCTATTTCAAATCCCTACCAAACCCTACAAAAGGGTGTGGATGAAGCGGTATTAGATCCCACCAAAGATGTCTACGTCGCAGGTGGAACTTATCCCCAAGTTACTAACGTTTTAATGCGCGGGGTTCGTATGTATGGTGGTTTTGGCCCACTTTCAGGCAGCCTGCGCGAACGCAATCCTCAAACCTTTGTTTCTTTGGTGAATGGAACTGCCTTTTTAGGCTTAATTGCCCTAACAACTTCAGAGACAGGTCATGATTCAGTCATAAGTGGTTTTCGCACCGAAACAACCAATGGTGTAGGTGGTTTTGTGATTGTGAATGGTTCTCCTACGATTGAATACAATGCAATTAGTTTAGCGGGTCATGCGGGCGACTCATCTTATGGGATGGTCTTGTATGGGGTTACCCCTGGTAGCCATGCCCCGCAAGTTTTGCATAATACCATTGAGGTGGGCAATGTTACAGGGCCAGGTGCAGGTGCCTTTGGGATCATTGGTTTGGCTATACCAGGTACTAGTTACGAACTAACCCTCGAAGATAATACCATTACCGTGGGTTCAGGTACTGTGGCTAGTGTTGGCGTGATGCTTTATGGTGGTGACCCTACGACCCAAATCTCTTTAGATATGGAAGCCAACCGCGTGCAAATCGCCAGTGCCAGTGTTTATTCTGTAGGATTAGCCTTAGGTGTGCAGTTTAGCGGTGGGGTTCTAAGCCCAGATCAATATTTTAATTCTGCCCGCGTGGTTCGCAATACCTTTACGGGTGATAGCGTTAATCCTTCGCTTGTCACAGTATCCGTGTTGCTCAATGCCGGTAGCAACAGTACTGAAACCCTTATTGCAAATAATTTCTTGGTGAGCGGTTTGGCGAGCCTAGCGAGTTATGGAGTATATGCCCAAGATCTATTGCTGGATATCATCAATAACACTCTGGTGGCGAATAGTACGGCGATAACTCGTGCTATTCAGGTGTCGGACCCCGCCGGCGGTGATGCCAGCGAAGTGGCGATTATCAATAATATCATCACTTCAGCCCAAGCAGCCTTGACTCCAGTGACAGTGGGGATTCATCGTGGCGATGCTAATACCACGATCACCGATCTGCGTAATAACCTGATTCGTTCCGATTTTGTTGTGTTGTATTATGCTGCCATGCCAGCACTGACGGTCACAACTCTGGCGGATCTTAATGCCTTGCCCATGGCGAGCGATAACCTCGTTGATCTTCCCCAATTCGTTAGCGCAACCAATTATCATTTGGCCAACGCTTCAAGCCCAGGGGTTGATGATGGTATGAATGTAACTGGGATTACCAACGATATCGACGGTAATACTCGGGCCTCCGGTAGCTTTGATATAGGTGCCGATGAGTTTGTGCCCTGA
- a CDS encoding methyltransferase domain-containing protein, with amino-acid sequence MSAPTKSQDIQPQILQSVLYGPARAKILNVALQLDLFSLIHHNQTTLDKLTKQLNLPLRSARFLLDALVGMGLLQKLKSQYKLGHEAATFLVRGESRYIGAYLLGVSQFQDKWDGLSDCLKSGKPVTAAITPEAQTLFFQELAKALFSVNYLSAVHLAKKLGLGKTIKAPRILDVACGAAPWSIACALADTGCQIVAMDLPGVLQVAQEQVQKFRLGKQFQFLGGDLKEFNFGVEAFDLIILGHICHGVGEAETRRLLKKAYDALKVGGKIIVAEFLVNDLRTAPEVNLLFAMNMLLSTEQGDVFSIKDFKRWLGMVGFKKTTSLNLLHPTQGVVATK; translated from the coding sequence ATGAGTGCCCCAACTAAAAGCCAAGACATTCAACCGCAAATCCTTCAATCTGTTCTTTACGGCCCGGCACGGGCAAAGATTTTGAACGTTGCTTTGCAGTTAGATCTTTTTTCTCTGATTCATCACAATCAAACCACCCTTGATAAATTAACCAAACAATTAAATTTGCCACTGCGTTCGGCGCGGTTTTTGTTAGATGCCCTGGTGGGCATGGGCCTGCTGCAAAAATTAAAATCTCAATATAAACTAGGCCACGAAGCAGCGACCTTTTTAGTTCGTGGAGAATCAAGATATATTGGTGCTTACCTGTTGGGGGTGAGTCAATTTCAAGATAAGTGGGACGGTTTAAGCGATTGCCTAAAAAGTGGGAAACCTGTTACCGCAGCCATTACCCCTGAGGCGCAAACCCTCTTTTTTCAAGAATTGGCCAAGGCCCTCTTTAGTGTGAATTATTTATCGGCTGTTCATTTAGCTAAAAAGTTAGGGCTAGGAAAAACCATTAAAGCACCAAGAATTCTCGATGTGGCCTGTGGGGCCGCTCCCTGGAGCATTGCCTGTGCCTTGGCCGATACTGGGTGCCAAATTGTGGCCATGGATTTGCCGGGGGTTTTGCAAGTGGCCCAAGAACAGGTGCAAAAATTTCGTTTAGGTAAACAGTTTCAATTTTTAGGCGGCGATCTCAAAGAATTTAATTTTGGGGTAGAGGCCTTCGACTTAATCATCTTAGGCCACATTTGTCATGGGGTAGGCGAGGCAGAAACCCGTCGTTTGTTAAAGAAGGCCTATGACGCATTAAAAGTGGGCGGCAAAATTATTGTGGCAGAATTTTTGGTTAACGACCTTCGCACCGCACCCGAAGTGAACTTACTTTTTGCCATGAACATGCTGCTTTCCACCGAACAGGGCGATGTTTTTTCGATCAAAGATTTCAAACGTTGGTTGGGCATGGTGGGGTTCAAAAAAACGACCAGCCTTAATTTGCTCCACCCAACCCAAGGGGTGGTTGCGACTAAGTGA